Proteins found in one Homalodisca vitripennis isolate AUS2020 unplaced genomic scaffold, UT_GWSS_2.1 ScUCBcl_313;HRSCAF=2038, whole genome shotgun sequence genomic segment:
- the LOC124370730 gene encoding MFS-type transporter clz9-like — protein sequence MVRDYKRKTDRQSWSYESMNNAVDAVISGQFGYKKSSQQFNVPQSTLERYVKKKKENPDYKINKSAGKFQKVFSDEQEQELVTYLKSMEARLFGLSMKDLRELAYQLAVRNGIGHRFNNQTAGQDWVSGFLKRHPTLTLRTPESTSGARAMGFNKVSVDKFFLLLTKVVDKHKLTASQIYNCDETGITVNPKSNSKIIALKGKRQVGLLTSADRGETVTALLCMSASGAYMPPMLIFPRKRMQQEFEMGLPPGGWAEVHSSGWITLDTFFAWFKKFVTFSNASKTSPVLLILDGHSTHTKNLNVIDYARDNGVSMLCIPPHCSQRLQPLDVAFMNPLSRYYSEELRKWLRSNPGKVVTLFQISTIFGAAYIQCANMRTAISAFKATGIWPTDPSIFKEEDFLPADVTDIPVEIPPSQEAVLSPGEELIQGGEELIQGGEDLNQGGEDLNQGGEDLNQGGEELIQEPSPNIPVKKCQSASSNDVDEVFCTDKEQTPAKKPRLNDGLSVPGCSHWVDGNQASQLGETSKFVVSPEVVMPIPKVKATTKRSNRKKGKTAILTESPYKRELMEAINEREEKNRIKQEKARMRLFKKENKSKSKETKEKNLKKLEKRRSRKMKTMMTVMMMQTVPVCIVESSIQNQ from the coding sequence atggttcGAGACTATAAAAGAAAAACGGATAGACAATCATGGTCCTACGAGTCTATGAATAACGCAGTTGATGCAGTTATTTCCGGCCAATTCGGTTACAAAAAGTCGTCTCAACAGTTCAATGTGCCCCAATCAACTTTGgaaagatatgtaaaaaaaaagaaagaaaaccctgactataaaattaataaatcagcaggaaaatttcaaaaagtatttagtgATGAGCAGGAACAAGAGCTAGTAACCTACTTAAAATCTATGGAGGCTAGGTTATTTGGTTTGTCAATGAAAGACTTGCGGGAATTAGCTTATCAATTAGCTGTAAGGAATGGCATTGGCCATAGATTTAATAATCAAACCGCAGGACAAGATTGGGTCTCAGGCTTCCTTAAGAGACATCCTACTTTAACTCTTCGGACACCTGAGTCAACATCTGGTGCACGAGCTATGGGGTTCAACAAAGTGTCTgttgacaaattttttttgttactcaCAAAAGTAGTGGACAAGCACAAACTAACTGCCTCCCAAATATATAACTGCGACGAAACTGGAATTACAGTTAACCCAAAGAGCAATTCAAAAATCATTGCCCTAAAAGGAAAGCGTCAGGTTGGGTTGTTAACTTCGGCAGACAGAGGAGAAACTGTAACTGCCCTCCTTTGCATGTCAGCAAGTGGAGCGTACATGCCTCCTATGCTGATATTTCCTAGGAAAAGAATGCAGCAGGAGTTTGAGATGGGATTGCCTCCTGGGGGTTGGGCAGAGGTACACAGCTCGGGGTGGATTACATTAGATACTTTTTTTGCATGGTTCAAGAAGTTTGTTACATTCTCTAATGCATCTAAAACATCGCCTGTTCTTCTTATCCTTGACGGCCACTCGACACACACTAAAAACCTGAACGTTATTGACTATGCTAGGGACAATGGAGTTTCCATGCTATGTATTCCACCGCATTGCTCCCAGAGGCTTCAGCCTCTTGATGTTGCATTTATGAACCCCTTAAGTCGATACTACAGCGAGGAGCTCCGAAAATGGCTTCGGAGCAATCCAGGAAAAGTGGTAACTTTATTCCAGATATCGACTATTTTTGGGGCAGCCTATATTCAATGCGCCAATATGAGAACTGCCATAAGTGCGTTTAAAGCTACAGGAATATGGCCTACTGATCCCTCCATCTTCAAAGAGGAAGATTTTCTCCCAGCAGACGTAACCGACATTCCTGTTGAAATACCTCCTTCCCAAGAGGCTGTCTTATCACCAGGAGAAGAACTGATCCAAGGAGGCGAAGAACTTATCCAAGGAGGTGAAGATCTTAACCAAGGAGGTGAAGATCTTAACCAAGGAGGTGAAGATCTTAACCAAGGAGGTGAAGAACTTATCCAAGAGCCTTCTCCGAACATTCCAGTTAAAAAATGCCAATCAGCAAGCTCAAATGATGTTGATGAAGTTTTTTGCACTGATAAGGAGCAAACACCGGCAAAGAAACCCCGGCTCAATGATGGATTGAGTGTCCCTGGATGCTCTCATTGGGTAGATGGTAACCAGGCCTCTCAATTAGGGGAAACATCCAAATTTGTAGTCTCACCCGAAGTTGTGATGCCAATTCCCAAAGTTAAGGCCACCACAAAGAGGTCAAATCGGAAAAAAGGGAAGACTGCGATCTTAACAGAATCGCCATACAAAAGAGAACTTATGGAGGCTATAAATGAAAGGGAAGAAAAAAATCGTATCaagcaagaaaaagcaagaatgagGTTGTTTAAGAAGGAGAACAAATCGAAGAGTaaggaaactaaagaaaaaaacctGAAGAAACTTGAAAAAAGAAGGAGCAGAAAAATGAAGACAATGATGACAGTGATGATGATGCAGACTGTGCCTGTTTGTATTGTGGAGAGTTCTATTCAAAATCAGTAG